From the Tripterygium wilfordii isolate XIE 37 chromosome 6, ASM1340144v1, whole genome shotgun sequence genome, one window contains:
- the LOC120001074 gene encoding zinc finger protein CONSTANS-LIKE 9-like, which produces MGFICDFCGDQRSMVYCRSDAACLCLSCDRNVHSANALSKRHLRTLICERCSSQPAVVRCAEERVSLCQNCDWTGHASSTSTSTHKRQTIDCYSGCPSATELSSIWSFVLNTSSVGESNCEQEMGLMSIADSSARNTLGAAEKTMCQNMPSTEVNGVSEIDRSGSWVGNSSTPQPSSTPRDPSAGSTKSPLSKLYCHGTKGPALCEDDIYEDFNTDEVDMNIENYEELFGVTLNHSEELFENGGIDSLFGTRDMSGADSNCQGAVAAEGSSVGVASAIHPSCSNATSADSMWSSKTESILCLTGRQGHTNLSFSGLTGESSAGDHQDCGASSMLLLGEPPWCPPGPESSSPSASRSNAVMRYKEKKKSRKFEKTVRYVSRKARADVRKRVKGRFVKAGEAYDYDPLSQTRSY; this is translated from the exons ATGGGTTTTATATGTGATTTCTGTGGGGATCAAAGGTCGATGGTCTATTGCCGATCTGATGCTGCTTGCTTGTGTTTATCATGTGACCGCAATGTTCACTCTGCTAATGCCCTTTCTAAGCGTCATTTAAGAACACTCATATGTGAAAGATGCAGTTCGCAACCGGCTGTAGTTAGATGTGCAGAAGAGAGGGTCTCTCTGTGTCAAAACTGTGATTGGACTGGTCATGCCTCGTCCACCTCGACTTCAACTCATAAGAGACAAACAATCGATTGTTACTCTGGCTGTCCATCTGCCACGGAACTTTCTTCAATATGGTCTTTTGTTTTGAACACTTCTTCAGTTGGTGAATCAAATTGCGAGCAGGAGATGGGTTTAATGAGCATTGCCGATAGTAGTGCGAGAAACACATTGGGGGCTGCAGAAAAAACAATGTGCCAAAACATGCCTAGTACAGAGGTGAATGGTGTGTCTGAAATTGATCGGTCTGGTTCTTGGGTTGGCAACTCGTCAACACCTCAACCTAGCTCCACACCACGTGACCCATCAGCTGGATCTACAAAATCGCCTTTGTCCAAG TTATACTGTCATGGAACAAAAGGTCCTGCACTCTGTGAAGATGATATTTATGAAGACTTCAATACAGATGAAGTGGATATGAACATTGAAAACTACGAAGAACTTTTTGGTGTAACTCTCAATCACTCAGAAGAGCTCTTTGAGAATGGGGGGATTGATAGCTTGTTTGGGACTAGGGACATGTCTGGTGCTGATTCCAACTGTCAGGGTGCTGTGGCCGCTGAG GGTTCATCTGTTGGAGTGGCCAGTGCAATACATCCATCATGCAGCAATGCAACATCCGCTGATTCCATGTGGAGTTCAAAAACGGAATCAATCCTTTGTTTAACAGGAAGGCAAGGTCACACAAACCTTTCATTTTCTGGCCTTACTGGAGAGAGTAGTGCTGGAGATCATCAAGATTGTGGGGCATCTTCAATGCTCCTTTTGGGAGAGCCTCCATGGTGTCCTCCAGGCCCGGAGAGTTCCTCCCCATCGGCGAGTCGTAGTAATGCAGTAATGCGctacaaggagaagaagaagtcaAGAAA GTTTGAGAAAACAGTGAGGTACGTCTCCCGGAAAGCGAGGGCTGATGTGAGAAAGCGAGTGAAGGGGCGTTTTGTTAAAGCTGGTGAGGCTTACGACTATGATCCATTGAGTCAAACCAGAAGTTACTGA